The genomic stretch GATCGCGCAGCAGCTTCACAACGAAATCGGCCACACGATGGCGGGGATCAAATTCAAACTCTCGGAGCTTGCCAAAGAGAAACGCGACGCCCGAATCGCGGATTTGATCAAGCTCGTGGAGGGCACGATAGACGCGGCGCGCAACATCACGTTCGAGCTTTGCCCGCCCGTGCTGCACGAACTTGGGCTGGGCGCGGCGCTTGAATGGCTGACGCACCAGCTTGAAAGCAACTACGGCATCCCATGCTATTTCAGCGACGACCGCAGCGCCAAGCCCTTGGGCGAAGATGTGCGCGTTGAGATTTTTCAAGCCGTTCGAGAATTCCTTGTCAACATCGGCAAGCATTCGAAGGCGTCCAGGGCGTCGGTTAACGTGAGCGCGGAGAGCGGCACGCTTCATATCTGCGTCGCCGATGACGGAGTGGGATTCGACGCGCGCGCGGGCCTTGCCGCGAAGGACGGAAGGGGATGGGGTCTGTTCGGAGCGAGGGAAAGGCTGTCGCACCTCGGAGCGGATGTGAAAATAGAATCGTCTCCAGGAAAAGGAACGAAAATAACAATCGCCGCTCCGTTGGGACAGGACATCGCGGTTGGAACCGCGAACGCGGCGTCCGCGATACCTGCGAACGGCGCGGAAACGGCGGCCGCCCGCGAGCCGATCAAAATCATGATAGTGGACGACCAGCAACTGACGCGCGCCGGATTCAAGTCCCTTTTGGAAAAGGAGAGCGATTTCCGCGTCGTCGCCGAGGCGTCGGACGGAAAGGAAGCCATCGAAAGGGCACGCGAGCTGAAGCCGGACGTCGTCGTGATGGACGTTGCAATGCCGGGAATGAGCGGGATAGAGGCGACGCGCCGGATACTTGCGGACGAGCCTCAAATACGCGTAATCGGGCTTTCGATGCACGCGGACGGGCAGTACGTCGTCGAGATGCTGCGCGCCGGCGCGACCGGCTACCTGCTTAAGGACTGCGCGCAGGACGACCTCTCGCAGGCTATCCGCGTCGTGCACGCCAACCTTACGTTCTTAAGCCCCGGTCTCACCGACCGCGTGGCGATGAAGTACGTTTCCGGGGGGGGAGAGGAGCGCGGCGAGGGGGAGGCGCCGCGCAGGGAAAGCAAGCTTTCGTCGTTGACGAAGCGGGAAAGGGAAGTTCTTCGCCTGCTGGCGGAGGGACTCAACACGAAACAGGTTGCGGCGCGGCTGAAAATAAGCGCCAAGACGGTCGAGACGCACCGGACGCACGTAATGGAAAAACTGGGCGAGCGCTCGGTGGCCGGGC from bacterium encodes the following:
- a CDS encoding response regulator; translation: MSKRKSEMPDLSGEGAGGERAPGLDPSARDVLAAILDTAGALIAVLDAQGRILIWNRTCEELTGVPAKEAVGRRLWEVANPPAEADSVREFYFELIARGFPETHERHWTAKNGERRLIKWSNTALRNADGGIEFVVATGFDITESRKAKLELEVRGHQLGERVKELACLYGISRLGERQPLDLDEFLQSVAELIPPAWQYPDLCSATISIGGKTFASGSAAERKFEMRRQIVLNGDGAGEIVVGYSENPGGGEPFLPEEHHLLDSICAAVGRVVLNHRASQRIVEYQERLRSLASELALTGERERRRIAQQLHNEIGHTMAGIKFKLSELAKEKRDARIADLIKLVEGTIDAARNITFELCPPVLHELGLGAALEWLTHQLESNYGIPCYFSDDRSAKPLGEDVRVEIFQAVREFLVNIGKHSKASRASVNVSAESGTLHICVADDGVGFDARAGLAAKDGRGWGLFGARERLSHLGADVKIESSPGKGTKITIAAPLGQDIAVGTANAASAIPANGAETAAAREPIKIMIVDDQQLTRAGFKSLLEKESDFRVVAEASDGKEAIERARELKPDVVVMDVAMPGMSGIEATRRILADEPQIRVIGLSMHADGQYVVEMLRAGATGYLLKDCAQDDLSQAIRVVHANLTFLSPGLTDRVAMKYVSGGGEERGEGEAPRRESKLSSLTKREREVLRLLAEGLNTKQVAARLKISAKTVETHRTHVMEKLGERSVAGLTRLAISEGLVTAD